The Rhizobium rosettiformans genomic sequence GCTGGTACGATACCGGCCTCACCGATCTCGGACAGCGTCAGGCGACAGCGATCGCGACCTGCATCGCCGAACTCTGCGCCGGAAAGACCCCGTCGCTCGTCTCCTCCGACCTCCGCCGTTGCAGCGAGACCGCCGAAATCATCGGCAGACACCTCTCCCTCACGCCCCGCCTGACGCCCGGCCTGCGCGAGATGAGCTATGGCGTGGCGGAAGGAAAGCCACAGGCCTGGCTCGACAGCCGCTGCCTGCCCGTCCCGGATGAAGGCAGCCTCGACGACACCGGCGGCATCGACGGCGCCGAAACCCGCCGCGAGATGGGCACACGTATTTACGGCGCCATGGATGCGCTGCAGGCCGATCCCGCAGATACGCTCGTCATCGTCACCCACGGCTTTGCGCTCACCTTCGTCATCGCCTGGTGGATCGGCATGCCGATCGACTGCCTCGGCCGGGTCAGTTTCCCCGTCACCCCTGGCAGCATCACCCATCTCGCAGAAAACACCCAGTGGAAGAGCCGCGCCGTGGTGACGCTGGGCGAGAGAGATCATCTCGCCGCCATCACCTGACGTCTTACCCCGCCTGCATCCACCCCTCGAGCTTTGCCCGCTGGTCCTCCGAAAACGGATGCGACTTGCGCGTCGTCTGGTCGAAATGCACCACCACCGTCTCGGCCGAGGCACAGAGCCTGCCGTTCTGAAACACGGCCTGCTGCATGGAGACTGACGAGCGGCCGACCCGCGTCACCCGCGTGCCGATCTCAACGGTCCCAGGCCACAAAACCTCGGCGATATAATTGATGTCGAGCTTGGCCAGCACGAAGGAAAACCCATCTTCGAGCAGCGGATCGTCCGGGTTGTAGATCAGCTCCACACGACCCGTTTCCATGAAGGTCGCAAAGACCGCATTGTTGACATGCCCCTGCCGGTCCGTGTCGCCATAACGCAGCTTGTCGTAAGCCTGCCCCGCAAACTCCTCGAGCCGCAGCGCCTTCGTCTCATCATTCATCCCAGCTAAAATCCTACTGTCTGCTACCTACTGGCCGTAACTCAATTCGGCATTTCCCTAATTTCAGAAATCGCCGATTACTTACCAAAGCTGCCCGCTCACGCCGCCATGCCGATCATCTCGGAAAACGCATAACGCACGCTGTCAGCCACCGCTTGGATCGTCTCCGATGTCTCCTTGCCGGTGAGCAAGCGCACCTCGAACGACCCAAGCTCCGGCAGGCCGTGTTTGGCCCCGAGCGCCGTCATGTCGTCGGTGAGATAGCTGCGCGGAAGCGGCGCCACCGCGAGATCGGCGATGACGGCCGCCCGCTGAGCCATCGTATGGGCCGAGAGATAGGCAATCCGATAGGGCCGCTTGTCCTTGTCGAGCCGCGCCAGCGCATCCGCCCGCCAGCAGCAGCCATCCTCCCAGATCGACACGGGCAAGGGATCGCGCATATGCGCCGTGCCGCATTTCGCCCCCGCCCAGACCAACTGCTCCTGGTGGATCACCTCGCCCTCATGCACCACCTGGCCCGGCGCGCAATTGACCAGCGTCAGATCCAGCCGCTGCTCGGCAAGCCGGCGCCGAAGGGCGCCCGATGTGTCGACCGTCAGGTCCACCATGATCAGCGGGTAGAGCTCGGCAAAGCGCCTGAGGATCGTCGGCATGAAACGCTCGCCGATATCATCGGGCGCGCCGAGCCTGACAACCCCCTTCATCTCCGGCATGCGGAAACGCCCCACCGCCTCATTCGACAGCGCCAGCATCCGCCTTGCATAGGGAAGCAGCACCTCGCCGCTTTCCGTCAGCGTCACCGAGCGCGCATCGCGCAGAAACAGCGTCACATTCAGCTGCTCCTCCAGCTTCTTGATCTGCATCGAGACGGCGGATGGCGTGCGATAGACGCGATCGGCGGCCGTGGTGAAACTGCCGGTCTCGGCGATCGCCACGAAGGTCCGGAGGACATCGTTGTCGAGCAGCGGAAGCGGCTGGCGCAGCATGAGTGTCATGGCGATAGACCTTCAACAAAATTGAACTTGAAGACGATACTATTGCGTTTGATTGAATGTCAATCCGCGTGCATCCTTCACCTCATAGACCGCAAATAGGAGGATTGCTGCATGACACAGCTTGGTTTCCAGACCGTCCAGCAGAAGCTTGAGGCACTGCTCAGC encodes the following:
- a CDS encoding acyl-CoA thioesterase, translating into MNDETKALRLEEFAGQAYDKLRYGDTDRQGHVNNAVFATFMETGRVELIYNPDDPLLEDGFSFVLAKLDINYIAEVLWPGTVEIGTRVTRVGRSSVSMQQAVFQNGRLCASAETVVVHFDQTTRKSHPFSEDQRAKLEGWMQAG
- a CDS encoding LysR family transcriptional regulator — translated: MTLMLRQPLPLLDNDVLRTFVAIAETGSFTTAADRVYRTPSAVSMQIKKLEEQLNVTLFLRDARSVTLTESGEVLLPYARRMLALSNEAVGRFRMPEMKGVVRLGAPDDIGERFMPTILRRFAELYPLIMVDLTVDTSGALRRRLAEQRLDLTLVNCAPGQVVHEGEVIHQEQLVWAGAKCGTAHMRDPLPVSIWEDGCCWRADALARLDKDKRPYRIAYLSAHTMAQRAAVIADLAVAPLPRSYLTDDMTALGAKHGLPELGSFEVRLLTGKETSETIQAVADSVRYAFSEMIGMAA
- a CDS encoding histidine phosphatase family protein, translating into MQTLYVVTHPQSIHHVEDRVGGWYDTGLTDLGQRQATAIATCIAELCAGKTPSLVSSDLRRCSETAEIIGRHLSLTPRLTPGLREMSYGVAEGKPQAWLDSRCLPVPDEGSLDDTGGIDGAETRREMGTRIYGAMDALQADPADTLVIVTHGFALTFVIAWWIGMPIDCLGRVSFPVTPGSITHLAENTQWKSRAVVTLGERDHLAAIT